One Pectobacterium cacticida genomic window, ACGCGAGCCCCCTTCAACTTGGCGATTTGCACGACGAAGTGCCCCACGCCGCCAGCGGCACCGTTCACGAGCACCGTCTTGCCGGCCAGCGGCACGGGCACATGCGGGTACGGCTGAAGCGGATTAGGCACATCATGCCCAACATCGACCAGAAATTGCCACGCGGTCAGCAGCGACATCGGGGCGGCAGCGGCATGGATATGGTCGATGCCGGCCGGCTTGAGGGCGATGTCCGAGACTGGCACGCTAACGTACTCGGCATAGGCTTGGCTGCGTCCCGCTGCCCACTCGGGGAACCGAATCATCGAATATACCTCATCACCCACGGAGAAATCCGTGACATCATCGGCCACCGCCACGATCACGCCTGACACATCCGTCCCCAGAATCACGGGAAAGGATATCTGCGGCCGCCACTCGGGCGGCAGCATCTTGTAGCCCTCGCGCAGGTACCAATCCGGGGGATTCACCCCTACGGCATGCACACGCACGAGCACTTCGCCGGGGCTGAGGCTGGGCATGGGCGCATCTTCATAGTTAAGCACTTCGGGGCCACCGAATGTGTGCTGACGTACAGCCTTCATGGTGTTGCGTGACATGACTTTCTCCTTGGTCAGGAATGAGATACGATAAACGGAATAGTGTTCCAATTATATGGAGCATTGCTCCGTTTAACAAGGAGAGACATGCGATCCGACGCAAAAAAGAATTACGACCGTCTGCTGGCGGTTGCGGGCGATGCCTTCGCCGAACAGGGGGCGGAAGTCTCGTTGCGTGATATCGCGCGCAGGGCGGAGGTTGGGCTCGGTACGCTGTATCGCCACTTTCCCTCGCGCGAAGCGTTGCTCGAAGCCCTGTTGCGATCGAGCTTCGCTCTGCTCACTGAAAAGGCCAGGCGACTCGAAACGGCATCGGACCCAGACGATGCGCTGCTGTCCTGGGTGCGGGAAGTCATCACTTTTGCACACAGCCATCGAGGTGTCATCGCGCCTATGATGGGGGCCATCGAGGATGAAGACTCCGCGTTGCACGCGTCATGCGTCGAATTGCGTATCGCAGGAGCTGCGCTGCTGGCCAGAGCGCAAGCGCAAGGCAGCGCGAGAGCGGATATTGATGGTGCGGAACTGTTCGATCTGATTGCCGCGCTGGCCTGGCTGCGTGAGCAGCCCTCACATGCACCTCGTGCGGATCGTCTTTTCAGCGTGATTGCCAGTGCCATCCTGGCTGGACGCCAGCCGAGTCGCCAACTCGGTAGCGCAGCTTCCAGGCAAGAGAAGCAAGAACCACGCCGATGACCACGTTTTCCGATCCGAAAGTCGGATCAGACTATACGGAAAGGACGGCAAGGATTGTGCTTGGCCTTCGCGACCTGCACAGGATGGCAGGCGTACTGCTGGCCGAACACGCCCCTGCTGACGCCCGCATTTTGGTACTCGGTACAGGGGCTCAAGGCAGCATCGCAGCGATTAAAGAGCGGTTGCCCGTGCTTTCTCCGCAATAGGATGTAGATTTGCTTCGTGAAGCTGGATTCACTGACGTCGAGCTTTTCTACTGCGCATTCACTTTCAAAGGTTGGGTCGCTTACACAGGTTTCCGTATCGGTGCAAGTTAGCTTGCAAGAATTGGGGGAACACACGTCCCCGAGAAACCTGGAGCACTAACTCATAAAGTAGTACCACTTGATCATGTGCTCGCCCAGGTCGAGCGTGTCGTCATCGACACTGAAACGGCCATCGC contains:
- a CDS encoding NADP-dependent oxidoreductase, producing the protein MSRNTMKAVRQHTFGGPEVLNYEDAPMPSLSPGEVLVRVHAVGVNPPDWYLREGYKMLPPEWRPQISFPVILGTDVSGVIVAVADDVTDFSVGDEVYSMIRFPEWAAGRSQAYAEYVSVPVSDIALKPAGIDHIHAAAAPMSLLTAWQFLVDVGHDVPNPLQPYPHVPVPLAGKTVLVNGAAGGVGHFVVQIAKLKGARVIAVASGKHEAALRGLGADEFIDYTKTRPEEVVRDVDLVVDAVGGPATGRFLRTLKRGGTLFPVFSLGFAGAKDAEQSDVTVSSVQVRSNGAQLAELAKLLSAGDIRVLLDSTYPLAEARQAHERAAQGHIQGKIVLTVQHEGT